One window of Nocardioides dongkuii genomic DNA carries:
- a CDS encoding PH domain-containing protein: MNLREPSERVSPRARWLWAGSALAQGGAAAAVLAFLEAVTPLDLPWWAWVLVGVALAAYVAVVPPWRYRVHRWEVTETAVHTQTGWWVRERRIAPMSRIQTVDQVEGALARLLGLATVTVTTASAAGALEIAGLDAERARALVRELTLKADAVEGDAT; the protein is encoded by the coding sequence GTGAACCTGCGCGAGCCGTCGGAGCGGGTCAGCCCGCGGGCCCGCTGGCTGTGGGCGGGCTCGGCCCTGGCCCAGGGCGGTGCCGCGGCCGCGGTGCTGGCCTTCCTCGAGGCCGTCACCCCGCTGGACCTGCCCTGGTGGGCGTGGGTCCTGGTCGGCGTCGCGCTGGCGGCGTACGTCGCGGTCGTGCCGCCGTGGCGCTACCGCGTGCACCGGTGGGAGGTCACCGAGACGGCCGTGCACACCCAGACCGGGTGGTGGGTGCGCGAGCGGCGGATCGCGCCGATGTCGCGGATCCAGACCGTCGACCAGGTGGAGGGCGCGCTGGCCCGCCTGCTCGGGCTGGCGACGGTCACGGTCACCACCGCCTCGGCCGCGGGCGCCCTCGAGATCGCCGGCCTCGACGCGGAGCGGGCGCGTGCCCTGGTCCGCGAGCTGACGCTCAAGGCCGACGCGGTCGAGGGCGACGCCACGTGA
- a CDS encoding PH domain-containing protein, translating to MSTTVTTTEAWQRLDRRMLLVHPLREVVRFLPAMAAVVVAGTATGEAWQYLGVLVPVALGVLRYLTTRFRVGQGRVELRTGLLNRHLRATPLDRVRTVDLTSPLTHRVLGLTRLRIGTGTGDDEALVLDGLSVAAARRLRAELLREVPDQVTEPPPDTLHLDPRWARLAPFTSTGLALGAGVLGLALQATTTLGLARTLRADDLVASALRASVWIAVPALVLSGLVATSALAVGGYLVSNWDLTLRHERRAWHLRRGLLTTRETTLADDRVAGVSLGEPLGLRLAGGARLDAVVTGVDRDEQGSALLVPPAPHDVVAGVAGRVLGTDAPVTGPLVPHGPQAVRRRWTRALGPALAVLAAGLLAVATGGSPWLLAPGALALPAAALLAADRSRALGHALADGHLVARSGSLGRRREALGTSHVIGWTFRDSWFQRRAGLTTLVATTAGGRQAVTVPDVPLAEAVRLADRATPGLVAPFLLAQTCTPRETPRRTGR from the coding sequence GTGAGCACCACCGTGACCACCACCGAGGCCTGGCAGCGCCTGGACCGCCGGATGCTGCTGGTGCACCCGCTCCGGGAGGTGGTCCGGTTCCTGCCCGCGATGGCGGCCGTCGTGGTCGCCGGCACCGCGACCGGCGAGGCCTGGCAGTACCTCGGGGTGCTGGTGCCGGTCGCGCTCGGCGTGCTGCGCTACCTCACGACCCGCTTCCGCGTCGGCCAGGGACGCGTCGAGCTGCGCACCGGGCTGCTCAACCGGCACCTGCGCGCCACGCCGCTCGACCGGGTCCGCACCGTCGACCTCACCTCCCCGCTGACCCACCGGGTGCTGGGCCTCACCCGGCTGCGGATCGGCACCGGGACCGGGGACGACGAGGCCCTGGTCCTCGACGGCCTGTCGGTGGCCGCGGCCCGGCGGCTGCGCGCCGAGCTGCTCCGCGAGGTGCCGGACCAGGTCACCGAGCCGCCGCCCGACACGCTGCACCTCGACCCGCGGTGGGCCCGCCTCGCGCCGTTCACCAGCACCGGCCTGGCGCTGGGCGCGGGCGTCCTGGGGCTGGCCCTCCAGGCGACGACCACCCTCGGGCTGGCCCGGACGCTGCGCGCCGACGACCTCGTCGCGAGCGCCCTCCGCGCCTCGGTGTGGATCGCCGTGCCCGCCCTCGTCCTGAGCGGGCTGGTCGCGACGTCCGCGCTCGCGGTCGGCGGCTACCTGGTGAGCAACTGGGACCTCACCCTGCGCCACGAGCGCCGGGCCTGGCACCTGCGCCGCGGGCTGCTCACCACCCGCGAGACCACCCTCGCCGACGACCGGGTCGCCGGGGTGAGCCTCGGGGAGCCGCTCGGGCTCCGGCTCGCCGGCGGGGCCCGGCTGGACGCCGTCGTGACCGGCGTCGACCGCGACGAGCAGGGCAGCGCCCTGCTGGTCCCCCCGGCGCCGCACGACGTCGTCGCCGGGGTCGCCGGCCGGGTGCTCGGCACCGACGCCCCGGTCACCGGCCCGCTCGTCCCCCACGGTCCGCAGGCGGTACGCCGGCGCTGGACCCGCGCGCTCGGCCCGGCGCTGGCGGTGCTCGCCGCCGGGCTGCTCGCGGTCGCGACCGGCGGCTCGCCCTGGCTGCTGGCGCCCGGCGCCCTCGCCCTGCCCGCGGCGGCGCTGCTGGCCGCCGACCGGTCGCGCGCGCTGGGCCACGCACTCGCCGACGGCCACCTGGTCGCGCGCTCGGGCAGCCTGGGCCGCCGGCGCGAGGCCCTGGGCACCTCCCACGTGATCGGCTGGACCTTCCGCGACTCCTGGTTCCAGCGCCGGGCCGGGCTGACCACCCTCGTCGCCACGACGGCGGGCGGGCGGCAGGCGGTCACGGTGCCCGACGTACCCCTCGCGGAGGCGGTGCGGCTGGCCGACCGCGCGACGCCCGGGCTGGTCGCCCCGTTCCTCCTGGCGCAGACCTGCACGCCTCGTGAGACGCCCCGCAGGACCGGTCGGTAA
- a CDS encoding pyruvate carboxylase, whose amino-acid sequence MFNKVLVANRGEIAVRAFRAAYEVGARTVAVFPHEDRWSEHRLKADEAYEIGERGHPVRAYLDPEAIVAVAVRAGADAVYPGYGFLSENPALAEACANAGITFVGPTSAVLELTGNKARAIAAAKAAGVPTLASVEPSTDVDALVESASALPYPLFVKAVAGGGGRGMRRVDDPKDLREAVETCMREGEAAFGDPTVFIEQAVVDPRHIEVQILADAEGNVIHLFERDCSVQRRHQKVVEIAPAPNLDPAIRDRMCADAVRFATEIGYRNAGTVEFLLDPEGNYVFIEMNPRIQVEHTVTEEVTDVDLVQSQLRIASGETLADLGLSQDSIVLRGAALQCRITTEDPANNFRPDTGVITTYRSPGGGGVRLDGGTVYTGAEVSAHFDSMLAKLTCRGRTFDKAVEKARRAVAEFRIRGVSTNIPFLQAVLDDPDFASGHVTTAFIETHPQLLQARGSGDRGSKLLTYLAEVTVNQPYGAAPVSLDPATKLPPTNLEVPAPSGSRQLLLEVGPEEFARRLRAQDRVAVTDTTFRDAHQSLLATRVRTKDLLAVAPHVARTTPELWSLEAWGGATYDVALRFLAEDPWERLAALRQAVPNICLQMLLRGRNTVGYTPYPTKVTDAFVEEAAASGLDVFRIFDALNDVEQMRPAIDAVRATGTAVAEVALCYSGDLSDPGEELYTLDYYLRLAERIVDAGAHVLAVKDMAGLLRAPAARRLVTALRSEFDLPVHLHTHDTAGGQLATLTAAIEAGVDAVDAATASMAGTTSQPPLSALVSATDHAERETGLSLAAVNALEPYWEAVRRVYAPFESGLASPTGRVYRHEIPGGQLSNLRQQAIALGLGEKFEQIEDMYAAANDILGRVPKVTPSSKVIGDLALHLVAVGADPAEFAENPQDFDVPDSVVGFLHGELGDPPGGWPEPFRTKALEGRTWKPPAEELTDEQAAGLAGEPGTANPARRRTLNELLFPGPTTSYAESCAKYGDLSVLPTMNYLYGLQRGEEHEVELDEGKTLLLGLQSVSEPDERGFRIVMALLNGQMRPVSVRDKGVSSDVAAAEKAEAGQPGHVAAPFQGVVTIVVAEGDKVAAGDTVATIEAMKMEASITAPVEGTVQRLALSGTQAVDGGDLVLVLG is encoded by the coding sequence ATGTTCAACAAGGTGCTGGTGGCGAACCGCGGCGAGATCGCGGTCCGGGCGTTCCGCGCGGCGTACGAGGTCGGGGCCCGCACGGTCGCCGTCTTCCCCCACGAGGACCGGTGGTCCGAGCACCGCCTCAAGGCCGACGAGGCCTACGAGATCGGCGAGCGCGGCCACCCCGTGCGGGCCTACCTCGACCCCGAGGCGATCGTCGCCGTCGCCGTCCGGGCGGGCGCCGACGCGGTCTACCCCGGCTACGGCTTCCTCTCCGAGAACCCCGCGCTCGCCGAGGCGTGCGCGAACGCCGGCATCACCTTCGTCGGGCCGACCTCCGCGGTCCTGGAGCTGACCGGCAACAAGGCCCGCGCGATCGCGGCGGCCAAGGCCGCGGGCGTGCCGACGCTGGCCAGCGTCGAGCCCTCCACCGACGTCGACGCGCTGGTCGAATCGGCATCGGCGCTGCCGTACCCGCTCTTCGTCAAGGCCGTCGCCGGCGGCGGCGGCCGCGGCATGCGGCGCGTCGACGACCCGAAGGACCTGCGCGAGGCGGTCGAGACCTGCATGCGCGAGGGCGAGGCCGCGTTCGGCGACCCGACGGTCTTCATCGAGCAGGCCGTCGTGGACCCCCGCCACATCGAGGTGCAGATCCTCGCGGACGCCGAGGGCAACGTGATCCACCTCTTCGAGCGGGACTGCTCGGTGCAGCGCCGGCACCAGAAGGTCGTGGAGATCGCGCCCGCGCCCAACCTCGACCCGGCGATCCGGGACCGGATGTGCGCCGACGCGGTGCGGTTCGCCACCGAGATCGGCTACCGCAACGCCGGCACCGTGGAGTTCCTGCTCGACCCCGAGGGCAACTACGTCTTCATCGAGATGAACCCCCGCATCCAGGTCGAGCACACGGTGACCGAGGAAGTCACCGACGTCGACCTGGTGCAGTCGCAGCTGCGGATCGCGAGCGGCGAGACGCTCGCCGACCTCGGGCTCTCCCAGGACTCGATCGTGCTGCGCGGCGCGGCGCTCCAGTGCCGGATCACCACCGAGGACCCGGCCAACAACTTCCGCCCCGACACCGGCGTGATCACGACCTACCGCTCCCCCGGCGGCGGCGGGGTCCGCCTCGACGGCGGCACCGTCTACACCGGCGCCGAGGTCTCCGCGCACTTCGACTCGATGCTGGCCAAGCTCACCTGCCGGGGCCGCACCTTCGACAAGGCCGTCGAGAAGGCCCGTCGCGCGGTCGCGGAGTTCCGCATCCGCGGCGTCTCCACGAACATCCCGTTCCTCCAGGCCGTGCTCGACGACCCCGACTTCGCCTCGGGCCACGTCACCACCGCGTTCATCGAGACCCACCCGCAGCTGCTCCAGGCGCGCGGGTCCGGCGACCGCGGCAGCAAGCTGCTGACGTACCTCGCCGAGGTCACGGTGAACCAGCCGTACGGCGCGGCCCCGGTCAGCCTGGACCCCGCGACCAAGCTGCCGCCGACCAACCTCGAGGTGCCGGCGCCGTCCGGGTCCCGCCAGCTGCTGCTGGAGGTCGGCCCCGAGGAGTTCGCCCGCCGGCTGCGCGCCCAGGACCGGGTCGCGGTCACCGACACCACGTTCCGCGACGCCCACCAGTCGCTGCTCGCCACCCGCGTGCGCACCAAGGACCTGCTCGCCGTCGCCCCCCACGTCGCCCGCACCACGCCCGAGCTCTGGTCGCTGGAGGCGTGGGGCGGCGCGACGTACGACGTGGCGCTGCGCTTCCTCGCCGAGGACCCCTGGGAGCGGCTCGCCGCGCTGCGGCAGGCGGTCCCGAACATCTGCCTGCAGATGCTGCTGCGCGGCCGCAACACGGTCGGCTACACGCCGTACCCGACGAAGGTGACCGACGCCTTCGTCGAGGAGGCGGCCGCGAGCGGCCTCGACGTGTTCCGCATCTTCGACGCGCTCAACGACGTCGAGCAGATGCGCCCCGCGATCGACGCCGTGCGGGCCACCGGCACCGCGGTCGCGGAGGTGGCGCTGTGCTACTCCGGCGACCTCTCCGACCCGGGCGAGGAGCTCTACACCCTCGACTACTACCTGCGCCTCGCCGAGCGGATCGTCGACGCCGGCGCGCACGTGCTCGCGGTCAAGGACATGGCCGGGCTGCTGCGCGCCCCGGCCGCCCGCAGGCTCGTCACCGCGCTGCGCTCGGAGTTCGACCTGCCGGTGCACCTGCACACCCACGACACCGCCGGCGGCCAGCTCGCGACGCTGACCGCCGCGATCGAGGCCGGGGTGGACGCCGTCGACGCGGCGACCGCCTCGATGGCCGGCACCACCTCGCAGCCGCCGCTCTCGGCCCTGGTCTCCGCGACCGACCACGCCGAGCGCGAGACCGGGCTGTCGCTGGCCGCGGTCAACGCGCTCGAGCCCTACTGGGAGGCCGTGCGCCGCGTCTACGCGCCGTTCGAGTCCGGCCTGGCCTCGCCGACCGGCCGGGTCTACCGCCACGAGATCCCCGGCGGCCAGCTCTCCAACCTGCGCCAGCAGGCGATCGCGCTCGGCCTCGGCGAGAAGTTCGAGCAGATCGAGGACATGTACGCCGCCGCCAACGACATCCTCGGCCGGGTCCCGAAGGTGACCCCGTCCTCGAAGGTGATCGGCGACCTGGCGCTGCACCTGGTGGCCGTCGGCGCCGACCCCGCGGAGTTCGCCGAGAACCCGCAGGACTTCGACGTCCCCGACTCCGTGGTCGGGTTCCTCCACGGCGAGCTCGGGGACCCCCCGGGCGGCTGGCCCGAGCCGTTCCGCACCAAGGCGCTCGAGGGCCGCACCTGGAAGCCCCCCGCCGAGGAGCTCACCGACGAGCAGGCCGCCGGGCTCGCCGGCGAGCCCGGCACCGCCAACCCGGCGCGGCGCCGCACGCTCAACGAGCTGCTGTTCCCCGGCCCGACGACGAGCTACGCCGAGTCCTGCGCGAAGTACGGCGACCTCTCGGTGCTGCCGACGATGAACTACCTCTACGGGCTCCAGCGCGGCGAGGAGCACGAGGTCGAGCTCGACGAGGGCAAGACGCTGCTGCTCGGGCTGCAGTCGGTCAGCGAGCCCGACGAGCGCGGCTTCCGCATCGTGATGGCGCTGCTCAACGGCCAGATGCGGCCGGTCAGCGTGCGCGACAAGGGCGTCTCGTCCGACGTCGCGGCCGCCGAGAAGGCGGAGGCCGGCCAGCCGGGCCACGTCGCCGCGCCGTTCCAGGGCGTCGTGACGATCGTGGTCGCGGAGGGCGACAAGGTCGCCGCCGGCGACACCGTCGCCACCATCGAGGCGATGAAGATGGAGGCCTCGATCACCGCCCCCGTCGAGGGCACCGTGCAGCGGCTCGCGCTCTCGGGCACCCAGGCGGTCGACGGCGGCGACCTGGTGCTGGTGCTCGGCTGA
- a CDS encoding benzoate/H(+) symporter BenE family transporter produces MTGVVLAVVGFSSSFVVVLAGLGAVGATPAQASSGLLVLCAAQAVGMLWLSLRHRTPLTLAWSTPGAALLLSTGSVEGGWPAAVGAFVLTGVLIVLTGLVPWLGALVARIPASLARAMLAGVLLPICLEPVTGLVEAPLQVAPVVLAWLGMHVVARRWAVPAALAVALAVVVLDVAGTGAVAAADLVPTLAWTTPTWTLPAVVGIAVPLYVVTMASQNVPGVAVMSTYGYAVPWRSAMTLTGLGTVLAAPLGGHAVNLAAITAAMAAGPMAGADRGRRWLASVSAAVTYLVLALGSAALAALVVAAPAQVVPAAAGLALLGTCGAALAGALADEDGREAALVCFLVAASGVTVLGVGAAFWALLVALVVRPLVRDRSAHLDPP; encoded by the coding sequence GTGACGGGCGTGGTCCTCGCGGTCGTCGGGTTCAGCAGCTCGTTCGTCGTGGTGCTCGCCGGGCTGGGCGCGGTCGGCGCGACCCCGGCCCAGGCCTCGTCCGGGCTCCTGGTGCTCTGCGCGGCGCAGGCGGTCGGCATGCTCTGGCTCAGCCTGCGCCACCGCACGCCGCTCACGCTCGCGTGGTCCACGCCGGGCGCGGCCCTGCTGCTGTCGACCGGGAGCGTCGAGGGCGGCTGGCCGGCGGCGGTGGGGGCCTTCGTGCTGACCGGCGTGCTGATCGTGCTCACCGGGCTGGTCCCGTGGCTCGGCGCGCTGGTCGCCCGGATCCCGGCGTCGCTGGCCCGCGCGATGCTGGCCGGGGTGCTGCTGCCGATCTGCCTGGAGCCCGTGACCGGACTGGTCGAGGCGCCGCTCCAGGTCGCGCCCGTCGTCCTGGCCTGGCTGGGGATGCACGTGGTCGCCCGCCGCTGGGCGGTCCCGGCCGCCCTCGCCGTCGCGCTCGCGGTCGTCGTTCTCGACGTCGCCGGGACCGGCGCGGTCGCGGCCGCCGACCTGGTGCCGACCCTCGCCTGGACGACGCCGACGTGGACCCTTCCCGCAGTCGTCGGCATCGCCGTCCCGCTGTACGTCGTCACGATGGCCTCCCAGAACGTGCCCGGCGTGGCGGTCATGTCGACCTACGGGTACGCCGTGCCGTGGCGGTCGGCGATGACGCTCACCGGCCTCGGCACCGTCCTGGCCGCGCCGCTCGGCGGTCACGCGGTCAACCTCGCGGCGATCACCGCCGCGATGGCTGCGGGGCCGATGGCGGGGGCCGACCGCGGTCGACGCTGGCTGGCGTCCGTGAGCGCTGCGGTCACCTACCTGGTGCTCGCGCTCGGCTCCGCCGCGCTCGCCGCGCTGGTCGTCGCCGCGCCGGCCCAGGTCGTCCCGGCCGCGGCCGGTCTCGCGCTCCTCGGCACCTGCGGCGCCGCGCTCGCCGGCGCGCTCGCCGACGAGGACGGGCGCGAGGCCGCGCTCGTGTGCTTCCTGGTCGCCGCGTCGGGAGTCACCGTGCTGGGCGTCGGCGCGGCGTTCTGGGCACTGCTGGTCGCGCTCGTCGTCCGGCCGCTGGTGCGCGACCGGTCCGCGCACCTCGATCCGCCCTAG
- a CDS encoding SpoIID/LytB domain-containing protein → MRRTVLTALLSGVLGLALATAPTSYADPAAARAQDRLVLQGHGYGHGHGMSQWGAEGAAREGRSYRQILRFYYPGTRWGRAQGAVKVLISGDTTDDLKVRHRSGLVAKSLGNGRKVRLDRARPQARTWRITAASPTRSKVSWRGGSGGWRTLTVLRGDAQLQARGPIRLVTPTGTVAYRGALRSASATPGRTTRDTVNVLPLDQYLRGVVPSEVIASSWHPQTLRAQAVAARTYAAYERGEPLARHYQICDTAQCQVYTGAAQEYPTTDEAIRATRGEVLEKGGKPAFTQFSASNGGWTAAGSFGYLPAKQDPYDGWAGNPYHSWTTTLDAATIEAAWPAIGDFTGIEVLERDGNGDWGGRVDRVRVSGTDASTTVSGDTFRSYFGLRSDWFRERP, encoded by the coding sequence ATGCGCCGCACCGTCCTGACCGCCCTGCTCTCGGGGGTGCTCGGCCTCGCCCTGGCGACCGCCCCCACGTCGTACGCCGACCCCGCGGCCGCCCGCGCCCAGGACCGGCTGGTCCTCCAGGGGCACGGGTACGGCCACGGCCACGGGATGTCGCAGTGGGGCGCCGAGGGCGCGGCGCGCGAGGGCCGGTCCTACCGCCAGATCCTGCGGTTCTACTACCCGGGCACGCGGTGGGGCCGGGCCCAGGGTGCGGTCAAGGTGCTGATCTCGGGCGACACCACCGACGACCTCAAGGTGCGCCACCGGTCCGGCCTGGTCGCGAAGTCGCTCGGCAACGGGCGGAAGGTGCGCCTGGACCGGGCCCGGCCGCAGGCACGCACCTGGCGGATCACGGCCGCGTCACCGACCCGCAGCAAGGTCTCCTGGCGCGGCGGGAGCGGGGGGTGGCGCACGCTCACCGTGCTCCGCGGGGACGCCCAGCTCCAGGCGCGCGGCCCGATCCGGCTCGTGACGCCCACCGGCACCGTCGCCTACCGCGGCGCGCTCCGCTCGGCGTCCGCGACACCGGGGCGCACCACCCGCGACACGGTCAACGTGCTGCCGCTCGACCAGTACCTCCGCGGCGTCGTCCCGTCCGAGGTGATCGCGTCCTCCTGGCACCCGCAGACGCTGCGCGCCCAGGCCGTCGCCGCCCGCACGTACGCCGCGTACGAGCGCGGCGAGCCGCTCGCCCGGCACTACCAGATCTGCGACACCGCCCAGTGCCAGGTGTACACCGGCGCCGCGCAGGAGTACCCCACCACCGACGAGGCGATCCGGGCGACCCGGGGAGAGGTGCTCGAGAAGGGCGGGAAGCCGGCGTTCACGCAGTTCTCCGCCAGCAACGGCGGCTGGACCGCCGCCGGCTCCTTCGGCTACCTGCCCGCCAAGCAGGACCCGTACGACGGGTGGGCGGGCAACCCGTACCACTCCTGGACGACGACCCTGGACGCCGCGACCATCGAGGCCGCCTGGCCCGCGATCGGCGACTTCACCGGCATCGAGGTGCTCGAGCGGGACGGCAACGGCGACTGGGGCGGCCGGGTCGACCGGGTCCGGGTGTCCGGCACGGACGCCTCGACGACCGTCTCCGGCGACACGTTCCGCTCCTACTTCGGCCTGCGCTCGGACTGGTTCCGCGAGCGCCCCTAG
- a CDS encoding LVIVD repeat-containing protein — protein MTTSTRTRALLAAATAALTVGLGVALLPGVASGERTTTGPGPCTPAERAALEAAGDNFLGRCLLPGQDWAELEGLRAAAAPGDVDRSRNITRVARKPRTGAFAADDAYGTDLAFQGRYAYGGNYNGFTVYDIRKPGKPKRAAQVVCPGGQNDISVHRNLLVLSVDSSRSDASCRSTPQEATKKSSWEGLRVFDISNPRRPRYVAAVETDCGSHTHTLAPSRNGRKVFVYVSSYGPSQDTPDCRPPHDRISVVKVPVRRPARARVVSRPVLFPDGGNPGSGVPMLGISETSGCHDLTAYPAKDLAAGACMGDGILLDIAKRAKPRVIERVTDDVNFAFWHSATFNNRGTKVVFTDELGGGSLPTCNPLVGSTRGADGIYDIVGRDLEFRSYYKIPRTQGSTENCVAHNGSLIPVKGRDIMVQAWYQGGFSVFDFTDSANPQEIAHWDRGAISETELVLGGAWSTYWYNGRIYSNDITRGLEVFRMKDKRIASAMKVRMGRFNAQSQPSYNG, from the coding sequence GTGACCACGTCGACGCGCACCCGCGCACTCCTCGCCGCCGCGACCGCCGCCCTCACCGTCGGGCTGGGCGTCGCGCTGCTCCCGGGCGTGGCGTCCGGTGAGCGCACGACCACCGGGCCAGGCCCCTGCACCCCCGCCGAGCGGGCCGCCCTCGAGGCCGCCGGGGACAACTTCCTCGGCCGGTGCCTGCTGCCCGGCCAGGACTGGGCCGAGCTGGAGGGGCTCCGGGCGGCCGCCGCCCCGGGCGACGTCGACCGGTCGCGCAACATCACGCGGGTGGCGCGGAAGCCCCGCACCGGAGCGTTCGCCGCCGACGACGCGTACGGCACCGACCTCGCCTTCCAGGGCCGCTACGCCTACGGCGGCAACTACAACGGGTTCACCGTCTACGACATCCGCAAGCCGGGGAAGCCGAAGCGGGCCGCCCAGGTCGTCTGCCCCGGCGGCCAGAACGACATCTCGGTGCACCGGAACCTGCTGGTCCTCAGCGTGGACTCCAGCCGCAGCGACGCCAGCTGCCGGAGCACCCCGCAGGAGGCGACGAAGAAGTCGTCGTGGGAGGGGCTGCGGGTCTTCGACATCAGCAACCCCCGCCGGCCGCGGTACGTCGCGGCGGTCGAGACCGACTGCGGCTCGCACACCCACACCCTCGCGCCGTCGCGGAACGGGCGGAAGGTGTTCGTCTACGTCTCCTCCTACGGCCCCAGCCAGGACACCCCCGACTGCCGGCCGCCGCACGACCGGATCAGCGTGGTGAAGGTGCCGGTCCGCAGGCCCGCCCGGGCCCGGGTGGTGTCCCGGCCGGTGCTCTTCCCCGACGGCGGCAACCCCGGCTCCGGCGTCCCGATGCTCGGCATCAGCGAGACGAGCGGCTGCCACGACCTCACGGCGTACCCCGCCAAGGACCTGGCCGCGGGCGCCTGCATGGGCGACGGCATCCTCCTCGACATCGCGAAGCGTGCGAAGCCCCGCGTCATCGAGCGGGTCACGGACGACGTCAACTTCGCCTTCTGGCACTCCGCGACCTTCAACAACCGCGGCACCAAGGTGGTCTTCACCGACGAGCTGGGCGGCGGCTCGCTGCCGACCTGCAACCCGCTCGTCGGCAGCACCCGCGGCGCGGACGGGATCTACGACATCGTGGGTCGCGACCTGGAGTTCCGCAGCTACTACAAGATCCCGCGCACCCAGGGGTCCACCGAGAACTGCGTGGCCCACAACGGCTCGCTGATCCCTGTCAAGGGCCGCGACATCATGGTGCAGGCCTGGTACCAGGGCGGCTTCTCGGTCTTCGACTTCACCGACTCGGCGAACCCGCAGGAGATCGCGCACTGGGACCGCGGCGCGATCTCGGAGACCGAGCTGGTGCTCGGCGGGGCGTGGTCGACCTACTGGTACAACGGCCGGATCTACAGCAACGACATCACCCGCGGGCTCGAGGTCTTCCGGATGAAGGACAAGCGGATCGCCAGCGCGATGAAGGTGCGGATGGGTCGCTTCAACGCCCAGTCGCAGCCTTCGTACAACGGCTAG
- a CDS encoding DUF305 domain-containing protein: MRPSRLAALLLSCVLVLPTGCGGDARTEPPAEHEHLPGEADHTHDAPSSAAPSAAVPEADVPQVQPGGPGEPATTLAPDEVLAPPPWNHDDVSYLQMMIPHHGQALDLTELAETRAADPRVRSLAGRIEAAQGPEIWVMAGWLAERRIDVPSPQEDPHDYDHSEHGHHPMVGLLSDEELAELAAASGTAFDRLFLEGMVRHHRGAVEMADDVLATGIDPRVAEIAADVRVGQGVEIDRMQRILASLR; encoded by the coding sequence GTGCGTCCCTCCCGTCTCGCTGCGCTGCTCCTGTCCTGCGTGCTCGTGCTGCCCACCGGCTGCGGCGGGGACGCCCGGACCGAGCCGCCCGCGGAGCACGAGCACCTGCCCGGGGAGGCCGACCACACCCACGACGCCCCCTCCTCCGCGGCTCCCTCCGCGGCGGTCCCCGAGGCGGACGTCCCCCAGGTGCAGCCCGGCGGACCCGGCGAGCCGGCCACCACGCTGGCCCCCGACGAGGTCCTGGCCCCGCCGCCGTGGAACCACGACGACGTCTCCTACCTGCAGATGATGATCCCGCACCACGGGCAGGCCCTCGACCTGACCGAGCTCGCCGAGACCCGCGCGGCCGACCCGCGGGTACGGTCGCTCGCGGGCCGCATCGAGGCCGCGCAGGGGCCGGAGATCTGGGTGATGGCCGGCTGGCTCGCCGAGCGGCGCATCGACGTACCGTCGCCGCAGGAGGACCCGCACGACTACGACCACAGCGAGCACGGCCACCACCCGATGGTCGGGCTGCTCAGCGACGAGGAGCTGGCCGAGCTCGCCGCGGCGTCCGGGACGGCGTTCGACCGGCTCTTCCTCGAGGGCATGGTCCGCCACCACCGCGGCGCGGTCGAGATGGCCGACGACGTGCTCGCCACTGGCATCGACCCGCGGGTCGCCGAGATCGCCGCCGACGTCCGCGTCGGCCAGGGCGTCGAGATCGACCGGATGCAGCGAATCCTGGCCTCGCTGCGCTGA